A single genomic interval of Myxococcales bacterium harbors:
- the ybeY gene encoding rRNA maturation RNase YbeY, translated as MKSASSMKIPHVKLTLSNRHPKKRVNLKDLERRLSRHSSVSNAARRRVEVVFTDDPTIRKLSGKYRGIRHATDVLSFCYGDEGIKQGFAFGEIIISLDTAAKQAAERKGTLRDELLLLIIHGLLHMAGMDDEDPDSWIAMRHAEFENLIKIV; from the coding sequence ATGAAATCAGCATCATCGATGAAAATTCCACACGTGAAACTGACTCTCTCGAATCGTCACCCGAAGAAGAGAGTCAATCTCAAGGATCTTGAGAGGCGGCTTTCCAGGCATTCCTCCGTTTCCAATGCTGCCCGCAGAAGAGTGGAGGTCGTCTTTACCGATGATCCTACGATAAGGAAGCTCAGCGGAAAGTATAGGGGCATTCGTCATGCGACTGATGTCCTTTCATTTTGCTACGGGGATGAAGGGATAAAACAGGGCTTCGCATTTGGTGAAATCATAATTTCTCTTGATACCGCTGCGAAACAGGCGGCGGAGAGAAAGGGGACTTTGCGCGACGAGTTGCTCCTGCTTATCATCCACGGTCTGCTTCACATGGCAGGCATGGATGATGAGGATCCCGATTCATGGATTGCGATGAGACATGCCGAGTTTGAAAATCTTATAAAGATTGTTTAG
- the lnt gene encoding apolipoprotein N-acyltransferase, which yields MYMIEMSRCKRVILALISGLLVSASFPFYLAGFSAPDMGWIAWFALVPLFVAIRGLAPRKVFLLTFVAAFVWYGTSVFWVGNAMYVFGGLSLSISSLITLLLVLVVTLHISLAPAIAAFISQRWRGEPILLLPLVWVAMELFRNYFPCGGFPWSTMAMSQWKYLPLIQIADIVGAYGVIFLVVFINASIAEAIFFLCKKNVSHPLFKLSISILIIAGVLSYGYFRMGRIDSISESSEIYPIALIQGNISQDEKWDSGKAQKNLDAYRQEAAKLLHGQVQLIVWPEASFPWYLKGDSKELPPSNFGIPEGFIGKAPFTLFGAILSEENDIYRNSAVLVDSGGKVESVYHKVHMVPFGEYVPYEKLFFFLRRIALPTGNFIPGEDIHPMSAGGVRFTPLICYEDIFPELARSSTLQGGEFIANITNNAWFGRTAAPFQHLALSIFRAVENRRYMLRSTNTGVSAVVDPVGRVLVRSELFEPATIVSSLKRMDLISSYTKNGDWFALGCALYTLIGMFFGLAAKYRRG from the coding sequence ATGTATATGATCGAAATGAGCCGATGCAAAAGGGTGATTCTGGCACTTATTTCCGGTTTGCTTGTCAGCGCTTCTTTTCCATTCTATCTGGCAGGTTTTAGCGCCCCGGACATGGGATGGATTGCGTGGTTTGCCCTGGTCCCTCTGTTCGTGGCAATCAGGGGGCTCGCTCCCAGAAAAGTTTTTTTGCTCACCTTCGTGGCTGCCTTCGTCTGGTATGGCACTTCGGTTTTCTGGGTTGGAAATGCGATGTACGTATTCGGCGGGCTCTCCCTGTCCATCTCCTCCCTGATAACCCTTCTGCTGGTTCTCGTAGTGACCCTTCACATATCCCTGGCCCCTGCGATAGCAGCCTTTATTTCACAGAGGTGGCGCGGTGAACCGATACTTCTGCTGCCGCTGGTCTGGGTAGCGATGGAGCTTTTCAGAAATTATTTTCCGTGCGGAGGCTTCCCGTGGTCAACGATGGCGATGTCCCAGTGGAAATATCTTCCGCTCATTCAAATCGCGGATATCGTAGGAGCGTACGGAGTTATCTTCCTTGTAGTTTTTATCAATGCCTCCATCGCCGAAGCGATCTTTTTTCTCTGCAAAAAAAATGTTTCCCATCCGCTTTTCAAGCTGTCAATTTCAATTCTGATAATAGCCGGGGTCTTGTCGTACGGATATTTCAGAATGGGGCGGATAGATTCCATATCGGAAAGTTCGGAGATATATCCGATAGCTCTGATTCAGGGGAATATATCGCAGGATGAAAAGTGGGATTCCGGAAAGGCGCAAAAAAATCTTGATGCGTATCGCCAAGAGGCGGCGAAACTGCTGCATGGACAGGTTCAGCTGATAGTCTGGCCGGAGGCCTCCTTTCCATGGTATCTGAAGGGCGATTCCAAAGAGTTGCCTCCCTCTAACTTCGGCATACCGGAGGGTTTCATAGGAAAAGCTCCGTTCACGCTGTTTGGCGCCATCCTCTCGGAAGAAAACGATATCTATCGAAACAGCGCAGTTCTCGTGGATTCCGGGGGAAAGGTCGAATCCGTTTACCATAAGGTCCATATGGTTCCGTTTGGCGAGTATGTCCCGTATGAAAAACTATTTTTCTTTCTCAGAAGAATAGCCCTGCCGACGGGGAATTTTATTCCAGGCGAAGATATTCATCCAATGAGCGCAGGGGGAGTGCGTTTTACTCCGCTTATATGCTACGAAGATATATTTCCGGAGCTTGCCAGGTCATCGACCTTGCAGGGCGGTGAGTTCATAGCCAATATAACGAACAATGCCTGGTTTGGAAGAACGGCGGCTCCTTTTCAGCATCTGGCCCTTTCGATATTTCGTGCCGTCGAAAACAGAAGGTATATGCTGCGTTCCACGAACACGGGGGTCTCCGCGGTCGTCGATCCTGTTGGAAGGGTTTTAGTGAGATCGGAGCTTTTTGAGCCTGCGACCATAGTGTCGAGCCTGAAGAGGATGGATCTTATTTCAAGCTACACAAAAAACGGCGACTGGTTCGCGTTGGGGTGCGCGCTTTACACCCTCATAGGAATGTTTTTTGGGCTGGCTGCTAAGTACAGGCGCGGATAA
- a CDS encoding peptide chain release factor 2 (programmed frameshift): MNRELREKYDNLKDRLVEIRGHLDVDAKKQRISEIDNISHQPGFWDDARNAGKLTKERDSLVAVAEEYDSLVAIAGDVEAIIDLLDSDDSPELVKEAETELSKADEIIARIEFRRMLSGEHDGSDAILFINAGAGGTEACDWVEILLRMYRRWADEKGYKTEIVDFTLGDGAGFRSVTMTVAGEFAYGYLKAENGVHRLVRISPFDANKRRHTSFTSVFVLPEVEDDIEIEIRSEDLRVDTYRAGGAGGQHVNKTDSAVRLTHIPTGIVVACQSQRSQHQNRDTAMKLLRSKLYELEMQKKMDAQAELEKDKKRIEWGSQIRSYVLQPYRLIKDHRTGYESGNVDAVLDGDLDEFIRAYLLRGDR, from the exons ATGAACAGGGAACTTCGTGAGAAATACGACAACCTGAAGGATCGTCTGGTAGAGATTAGGGGGCATCTT GACGTAGATGCTAAAAAGCAGCGAATATCCGAGATCGACAATATATCACATCAACCTGGCTTCTGGGACGATGCGCGAAATGCCGGCAAGCTGACCAAAGAGAGAGATTCCCTCGTGGCAGTGGCTGAGGAATACGATTCTCTCGTTGCGATAGCGGGGGATGTCGAGGCTATCATCGACTTGTTGGACTCAGACGATTCTCCTGAACTTGTAAAGGAGGCGGAGACGGAGCTCAGTAAAGCCGATGAGATCATAGCTAGGATCGAATTTCGACGCATGCTCTCCGGAGAGCATGACGGCAGCGATGCCATCCTCTTTATAAACGCCGGCGCAGGCGGGACCGAGGCATGCGATTGGGTGGAGATATTGCTGCGCATGTATAGGCGTTGGGCCGATGAAAAGGGGTATAAAACTGAGATAGTCGATTTCACGCTCGGCGATGGGGCAGGTTTTAGAAGCGTGACTATGACCGTCGCCGGAGAGTTCGCCTACGGATATTTGAAAGCGGAAAATGGTGTGCATAGGCTGGTGAGAATCTCCCCCTTCGACGCGAACAAGAGGCGGCACACCTCGTTCACCTCGGTCTTTGTACTTCCCGAGGTCGAGGATGATATCGAGATAGAGATCAGGTCCGAGGACCTTCGGGTCGATACCTACAGGGCTGGGGGGGCCGGAGGCCAGCACGTAAACAAGACCGACTCCGCCGTAAGGCTCACTCATATCCCGACCGGGATAGTGGTGGCATGTCAGAGCCAGAGAAGTCAGCACCAGAACAGGGATACTGCGATGAAACTGCTACGTTCGAAATTGTATGAACTCGAGATGCAGAAGAAGATGGATGCCCAGGCCGAACTGGAGAAGGATAAGAAAAGAATCGAGTGGGGTTCGCAGATCAGATCATACGTGCTTCAGCCGTACAGGCTCATAAAGGATCACAGGACCGGATATGAGAGCGGCAACGTCGATGCGGTTCTCGACGGCGATTTGGATGAATTCATCAGGGCCTATCTTTTGAGGGGGGATAGATAG
- the lysS gene encoding lysine--tRNA ligase has translation MSESENQYVKIRKKKGADLRSEGINPFKNGISPTHKIGGILGKYGSVEGAALEADQSEFVIAGRMMALRSFGKAAFLKLRDNSGDLQVFVEKQTVGEEQFKLFKKLDVGDIVLFKGNLFRTKTDELTLASNSLTLLTKSYRPLPEKWHGLTDVETRYRQRYVDLIVNEGVMETFIKRSRIIQALRDFMTERDFLEVETPMMHPIPGGAAAKPFVTHHNKLDMDLYLRVAPELYLKRLLVGGMERVFEINRNFRNEGISIKHNPEFTMLEFYQSYATYEDLIKLTEEMLSSISQKVLGKTKILYQGQEIDFTPPYKRYTIEESLIEVGKVPPEVLKSREKALNFAQGLGDKLKSKDEGLGAITTEIFELVVEQKLINPTFITQYPIEVSPLSRRNEANPEYADRFELFIYGREIANGFSELNDPEDQASRFKSQVDALHRGDEEAMHFDEDYIQALEYGMPPAAGEGIGIDRLVMLLTDSPSIRDVILFPQLKKINQ, from the coding sequence ATGTCTGAATCAGAAAATCAATATGTGAAGATAAGAAAGAAGAAGGGGGCCGACCTCAGAAGTGAAGGGATAAACCCCTTTAAAAACGGCATCTCTCCGACGCATAAGATAGGCGGTATCCTAGGAAAATATGGCTCAGTGGAGGGGGCTGCCCTGGAGGCCGACCAGTCTGAATTCGTCATAGCCGGAAGGATGATGGCCCTTCGTTCCTTCGGAAAGGCCGCATTCTTAAAGCTTCGCGACAACTCCGGAGACTTGCAGGTTTTTGTTGAAAAACAAACAGTTGGAGAGGAACAGTTCAAGCTTTTTAAGAAGCTCGATGTGGGTGATATCGTGCTTTTTAAAGGAAATCTTTTTAGGACCAAAACCGATGAGCTGACTCTTGCATCGAACTCCTTAACCCTACTGACTAAATCCTACAGGCCGCTTCCTGAAAAATGGCATGGCCTCACCGATGTCGAAACCAGATACAGGCAGCGCTATGTCGATCTCATAGTCAACGAAGGGGTCATGGAGACCTTCATCAAGCGTTCCCGGATAATTCAGGCGCTAAGGGATTTTATGACCGAACGCGATTTTTTGGAGGTCGAAACTCCCATGATGCATCCGATACCCGGGGGAGCCGCCGCAAAGCCCTTCGTTACGCATCACAACAAGCTCGATATGGATCTATATCTGAGGGTTGCCCCCGAGTTATATCTCAAGCGATTACTGGTGGGGGGGATGGAGAGGGTCTTCGAGATCAACAGGAATTTTAGAAATGAAGGGATCTCCATCAAGCATAATCCTGAGTTTACGATGCTCGAGTTCTATCAGAGCTATGCAACATATGAGGACCTTATAAAACTTACGGAGGAGATGCTTTCATCCATTTCGCAAAAAGTTCTTGGTAAAACCAAGATTTTGTATCAGGGGCAGGAAATAGATTTCACGCCTCCATACAAGCGCTATACCATCGAAGAGTCGTTGATAGAGGTAGGAAAGGTTCCGCCGGAGGTTTTGAAATCGCGTGAGAAAGCGCTCAACTTTGCCCAGGGACTCGGCGACAAACTCAAATCCAAGGATGAAGGGCTCGGCGCGATAACGACCGAAATCTTTGAACTCGTGGTTGAACAAAAGCTGATAAACCCGACGTTCATCACGCAGTATCCTATAGAGGTTTCTCCGCTTTCGAGAAGAAACGAGGCCAATCCCGAATATGCGGACCGCTTCGAACTCTTCATATATGGAAGGGAGATAGCAAATGGATTTTCTGAGTTGAATGATCCAGAGGATCAGGCCTCCCGTTTCAAATCGCAGGTCGATGCGCTCCATCGTGGTGACGAAGAGGCGATGCATTTCGACGAGGACTATATCCAGGCACTCGAGTACGGAATGCCGCCAGCTGCCGGAGAGGGGATAGGAATTGACAGGCTCGTGATGCTTCTTACCGATTCCCCCTCGATACGCGATGTCATTTTATTTCCGCAGCTCAAGAAGATAAACCAGTGA
- a CDS encoding ABC transporter permease, with translation MKFSSWIAWRYFFSGNSSQFGPFLSAVSVTGIAIAIFFMVVVMSVMTGFRSELTDRLIGFNAHVEISADADSSSGLSAEKILQLANWKGLGSVQRYVEGEVIARSDASGEMLLQGARLRGIDPDDISAISRAEFHFPQVYGSEENGWHGGALIGREIVGQILVHPDFGDSIEIVAPLAEVGPSGELSPNMRKVRVDGVFKTGIYEHDSKFILLPYELAEATLGLQGRRGFRLFLADPFDAQDLVAKLNATLPEGWTAIGWQEKNKRLLSALRLERIGMGIILTLALVISSLSIGGVLLLLIASKRKDMAVLRSLGLRERSIAAIFSLNSFYIGMAGTLIGMILGVAVCLLLEAKPLSLPSSYYLEYLPVDLSVYSVMAPAVLGSLVSIAAGIRPAFGASKFSVADALRYE, from the coding sequence ATGAAGTTTTCATCTTGGATAGCCTGGCGATATTTCTTTTCAGGCAATTCCTCCCAATTCGGACCGTTTCTTTCGGCCGTTTCCGTAACAGGAATCGCCATCGCGATCTTTTTTATGGTCGTGGTGATGTCGGTCATGACCGGTTTTCGCAGCGAGCTTACCGATCGCCTGATAGGGTTCAATGCGCACGTTGAAATTTCTGCCGACGCAGATTCCAGCTCCGGTCTTAGTGCGGAAAAAATTCTGCAGCTTGCGAACTGGAAGGGGCTTGGCTCGGTTCAGAGGTATGTCGAGGGCGAGGTCATAGCCCGTTCAGATGCCAGTGGGGAGATGCTCCTCCAAGGGGCAAGATTAAGGGGGATAGACCCTGACGATATCTCGGCTATCTCTCGTGCCGAATTTCATTTTCCGCAGGTTTACGGATCGGAGGAAAATGGATGGCACGGCGGCGCACTCATCGGGCGCGAAATAGTCGGACAGATATTAGTGCATCCCGATTTTGGCGATTCCATCGAGATAGTCGCCCCCCTTGCTGAAGTAGGGCCGAGCGGAGAACTTTCGCCCAATATGCGAAAGGTCAGGGTGGATGGAGTTTTTAAGACCGGAATATACGAGCACGATTCGAAGTTCATATTACTCCCATACGAACTGGCGGAGGCAACTCTCGGCCTTCAGGGAAGGCGCGGCTTTCGCCTCTTTCTTGCAGACCCGTTCGATGCGCAGGATCTCGTCGCAAAGTTAAACGCAACCCTTCCTGAGGGCTGGACTGCCATCGGATGGCAGGAAAAAAACAAGAGGCTTCTCTCCGCGCTTCGGTTGGAAAGAATCGGGATGGGGATCATACTCACGTTGGCTCTTGTCATTTCCTCACTTTCCATAGGCGGGGTTTTGCTTCTCCTCATAGCATCGAAGAGGAAAGATATGGCCGTTCTGCGATCTTTAGGCTTGCGCGAACGATCGATTGCAGCGATTTTTTCTCTAAACTCGTTTTACATAGGCATGGCCGGTACTTTGATCGGTATGATCTTAGGGGTCGCTGTTTGTCTCTTGCTGGAGGCTAAACCGCTCTCTTTGCCATCATCCTATTATCTCGAATATCTGCCGGTGGATCTGAGTGTTTATTCTGTTATGGCGCCTGCAGTTTTGGGTTCTCTTGTTTCAATAGCAGCGGGAATCAGGCCTGCATTCGGGGCATCCAAATTTTCGGTAGCCGATGCGTTGAGGTATGAATAG